The following are encoded together in the Labrus mixtus chromosome 2, fLabMix1.1, whole genome shotgun sequence genome:
- the mgat3b gene encoding beta-1,4-mannosyl-glycoprotein 4-beta-N-acetylglucosaminyltransferase isoform X1 — protein MSWLRHMWGALRPKETARRCLRLLCLMKMRRHRVFLLCTVGLCVISFLHYYKALHYVSLLRELSAPYPNIKSFIMVTGFFWREKGVSTTPLSPASPEEAPPLPGLHQSDTKARAVAGAVGGGGGGGEGMGLGMGGVVAGGPGIVGSARLEMRLRQEPAPPHPWEKPEENQRGDTPNEEMPEDRLKPRHPSNPAQPAKPELPEVPFAGQEHRVVLNKDQFPEPLEALGDLHTRTYQLKDDKTPYFVRTKAGALCFRQGTEVATPKEYSGKAGGTLANRAVEGARAGQRKPLEVQQQPSLAPKAKARARGNGKRLVKCVCRPGWHGPYCGVPTMVYHSNLPTKERLTPRETPRRVINAINVNHEFDLLHVRFHELAQAVDLFLVCESNFTAYGEKRPLSFLRLLLNGTYDYIRHKILYVFLDHFPEGGRQDGWIADDYLRTFLTHNGMSRVVGVRTDDVFVINDADEIPAHEGLIFLKLFDGWTEPFAIHMRKSLYGFFWKQFGSLEVVSGCTVGMLREVYDGDGIKLRRREYYTMPGFRKYENDTGHILVQWSVGSPFHFAGWHCSWCFSPEGIYFKLVSAQNGDFPRWGDYEDKRDLNYIRDLIRTGGWFDGSLQEYPPVDPKEHMYAPKYMLEHYDRYRYLLENPYNKASRLSEG, from the exons ATGTCTTGGCTCAGACATATGTGGGGGGCCCTGCGTCCAAAGGAAACAGCAAGACGATGCCTGCGGTTGCTCTGTTT GATGAAAATGCGGCGGCACCGAGTGTTCTTGCTGTGCACAGTAGGCCTGTGTGTCATCTCCTTCCTGCACTACTACAAGGCCCTCCACTACGTTTCCCTGCTGCGCGAGCTCTCAGCCCCGTACCCCAACATCAAGTCTTTCATCATGGTCACCGGCTTCTTCTGGAGGGAGAAGGGTGTGTCTACAACCCCACTCAGCCCTGCCTCCCCTGAAGAGGCCCCTCCTCTACCCGGTCTCCATCAATCGGACACCAAAGCTAGAGCTGTGGCAGGTgctgtaggaggaggaggaggaggcggggaaGGGATGGGTCTTGGGATGGGGGGAGTGGTGGCTGGAGGTCCTGGAATTGTTGGAAGCGCAAGGCTTGAGATGAGGTTAAGGCAGGAGCCAGCACCCCCTCATCCTTGGGAGAAACCCGAGGAGAACCAGCGAGGAGACACTCCCAATGAG GAAATGCCTGAAGACCGTTTGAAACCCCGGCACCCCAGCAACCCAGCTCAGCCTGCCAAGCCTGAGCTTCCAGAGGTCCCATTTGCTGGACAAGAACATCGAGTGGTATTAAACAAAGATCAATTTCCAGAACCCTTAGAAGCTTTGGGAGACCTCCACACCCGCACTTACCAGCTCAAAGATGACAAAACCCCATACTTTGTTCGAACCAAAGCTGGAGCCCTTTGCTTCAGGCAGGGAACGGAGGTGGCTACCCCAAAGGAGTACTCTGGGAAGGCAGGGGGGACTTTGGCTAATCGAGCTGTGGAAGGTGCTCGAGCAGGGCAGCGGAAACCTCTGGAGGTTCAGCAGCAGCCCTCCTTGGCTCCAAAAGCAAAGGCCAGGGCCAGAGGCAACGGGAAACGACTGGTAAAATGTGTGTGTCGGCCGGGATGGCATGGACCTTACTGTGGGGTTCCCACTATGGTGTACCACTCTAATCTGCCCACTAAGGAGCGGCTGACACCAAGAGAGACCCCACGAAGGGTGATTAACGCCATCAACGTTAATCACGAGTTTGACCTGCTACATGTACGCTTTCACGAGCTCGCCCAAGCTGTTGATCTGTTCCTTGTTTGTGAATCAAACTTTACTGCCTATGGAGAGAAACGGCCTCTGAG TTTCCTCAGGCTACTCCTCAATGGTACGTACGACTACATACGTCACAAGATCCTGTATGTTTTCCTCGACCACTTTCCAGAGGGTGGTCGGCAGGACGGCTGGATCGCTGACGACTACTTGCGTACCTTCCTGACACACAATGGCATGTCTAGGGTGGTGGGCGTAAGAACAGACGATGTCTTTGTCATCAACGATGCTGATGAAATCCCTGCTCACGAGGGCCTTATTTTTCTCAAGCTGTTTGATGGCTGGACAGAGCCGTTCGCCATCCATATGCGCAAG TCACTGTATGGGTTCTTCTGGAagcagtttgggtctctagaggTGGTATCTGGATGCACGGTAGGGATGCTTCGCGAGGTCTATGATGGCGATGGTATAAAGCTCCGACGCCGCGAGTATTACACCATGCCGGGTTTCCGCAAGTATGAAAACGACACAGGCCACATTCTGGTGCAGTGGTCAGTGGGCAGCCCCTTCCACTTTGCCGGTTGGCACTGTTCCTGGTGCTTCTCACCCGAGGGGATCTACTTTAAACTGGTGTCAGCACAGAACGGAGACTTCCCGAGGTGGGGCGACTACGAGGACAAGCGTGACCTCAACTACATCCGTGATCTTATCAGGACGGGGGGCTGGTTCGATGGTTCCCTCCAGGAATATCCTCCCGTGGACCCCAAAGAGCACATGTATGCCCCAAAGTACATGCTGGAGCACTATGATAGGTACCGCTACCTCCTGGAGAACCCTTACAACAAAGCGTCTAGACTGAGTGAGGGCTAG
- the mgat3b gene encoding beta-1,4-mannosyl-glycoprotein 4-beta-N-acetylglucosaminyltransferase isoform X2 yields MKMRRHRVFLLCTVGLCVISFLHYYKALHYVSLLRELSAPYPNIKSFIMVTGFFWREKGVSTTPLSPASPEEAPPLPGLHQSDTKARAVAGAVGGGGGGGEGMGLGMGGVVAGGPGIVGSARLEMRLRQEPAPPHPWEKPEENQRGDTPNEEMPEDRLKPRHPSNPAQPAKPELPEVPFAGQEHRVVLNKDQFPEPLEALGDLHTRTYQLKDDKTPYFVRTKAGALCFRQGTEVATPKEYSGKAGGTLANRAVEGARAGQRKPLEVQQQPSLAPKAKARARGNGKRLVKCVCRPGWHGPYCGVPTMVYHSNLPTKERLTPRETPRRVINAINVNHEFDLLHVRFHELAQAVDLFLVCESNFTAYGEKRPLSFLRLLLNGTYDYIRHKILYVFLDHFPEGGRQDGWIADDYLRTFLTHNGMSRVVGVRTDDVFVINDADEIPAHEGLIFLKLFDGWTEPFAIHMRKSLYGFFWKQFGSLEVVSGCTVGMLREVYDGDGIKLRRREYYTMPGFRKYENDTGHILVQWSVGSPFHFAGWHCSWCFSPEGIYFKLVSAQNGDFPRWGDYEDKRDLNYIRDLIRTGGWFDGSLQEYPPVDPKEHMYAPKYMLEHYDRYRYLLENPYNKASRLSEG; encoded by the exons ATGAAAATGCGGCGGCACCGAGTGTTCTTGCTGTGCACAGTAGGCCTGTGTGTCATCTCCTTCCTGCACTACTACAAGGCCCTCCACTACGTTTCCCTGCTGCGCGAGCTCTCAGCCCCGTACCCCAACATCAAGTCTTTCATCATGGTCACCGGCTTCTTCTGGAGGGAGAAGGGTGTGTCTACAACCCCACTCAGCCCTGCCTCCCCTGAAGAGGCCCCTCCTCTACCCGGTCTCCATCAATCGGACACCAAAGCTAGAGCTGTGGCAGGTgctgtaggaggaggaggaggaggcggggaaGGGATGGGTCTTGGGATGGGGGGAGTGGTGGCTGGAGGTCCTGGAATTGTTGGAAGCGCAAGGCTTGAGATGAGGTTAAGGCAGGAGCCAGCACCCCCTCATCCTTGGGAGAAACCCGAGGAGAACCAGCGAGGAGACACTCCCAATGAG GAAATGCCTGAAGACCGTTTGAAACCCCGGCACCCCAGCAACCCAGCTCAGCCTGCCAAGCCTGAGCTTCCAGAGGTCCCATTTGCTGGACAAGAACATCGAGTGGTATTAAACAAAGATCAATTTCCAGAACCCTTAGAAGCTTTGGGAGACCTCCACACCCGCACTTACCAGCTCAAAGATGACAAAACCCCATACTTTGTTCGAACCAAAGCTGGAGCCCTTTGCTTCAGGCAGGGAACGGAGGTGGCTACCCCAAAGGAGTACTCTGGGAAGGCAGGGGGGACTTTGGCTAATCGAGCTGTGGAAGGTGCTCGAGCAGGGCAGCGGAAACCTCTGGAGGTTCAGCAGCAGCCCTCCTTGGCTCCAAAAGCAAAGGCCAGGGCCAGAGGCAACGGGAAACGACTGGTAAAATGTGTGTGTCGGCCGGGATGGCATGGACCTTACTGTGGGGTTCCCACTATGGTGTACCACTCTAATCTGCCCACTAAGGAGCGGCTGACACCAAGAGAGACCCCACGAAGGGTGATTAACGCCATCAACGTTAATCACGAGTTTGACCTGCTACATGTACGCTTTCACGAGCTCGCCCAAGCTGTTGATCTGTTCCTTGTTTGTGAATCAAACTTTACTGCCTATGGAGAGAAACGGCCTCTGAG TTTCCTCAGGCTACTCCTCAATGGTACGTACGACTACATACGTCACAAGATCCTGTATGTTTTCCTCGACCACTTTCCAGAGGGTGGTCGGCAGGACGGCTGGATCGCTGACGACTACTTGCGTACCTTCCTGACACACAATGGCATGTCTAGGGTGGTGGGCGTAAGAACAGACGATGTCTTTGTCATCAACGATGCTGATGAAATCCCTGCTCACGAGGGCCTTATTTTTCTCAAGCTGTTTGATGGCTGGACAGAGCCGTTCGCCATCCATATGCGCAAG TCACTGTATGGGTTCTTCTGGAagcagtttgggtctctagaggTGGTATCTGGATGCACGGTAGGGATGCTTCGCGAGGTCTATGATGGCGATGGTATAAAGCTCCGACGCCGCGAGTATTACACCATGCCGGGTTTCCGCAAGTATGAAAACGACACAGGCCACATTCTGGTGCAGTGGTCAGTGGGCAGCCCCTTCCACTTTGCCGGTTGGCACTGTTCCTGGTGCTTCTCACCCGAGGGGATCTACTTTAAACTGGTGTCAGCACAGAACGGAGACTTCCCGAGGTGGGGCGACTACGAGGACAAGCGTGACCTCAACTACATCCGTGATCTTATCAGGACGGGGGGCTGGTTCGATGGTTCCCTCCAGGAATATCCTCCCGTGGACCCCAAAGAGCACATGTATGCCCCAAAGTACATGCTGGAGCACTATGATAGGTACCGCTACCTCCTGGAGAACCCTTACAACAAAGCGTCTAGACTGAGTGAGGGCTAG